In a genomic window of Eriocheir sinensis breed Jianghai 21 unplaced genomic scaffold, ASM2467909v1 Scaffold1597, whole genome shotgun sequence:
- the LOC126990373 gene encoding uncharacterized protein LOC126990373, whose product MEVLGVTYDSKMTFRTHIERLAREASGKLASLRRMSWLLDGRGLEVLYKSQIRSSLEYACLAWGGAAHRHLAHLNRVQDRAERLIRSSSTAWDPQLQPLQHRRDVAGLTVMFQVQQLRQPHLQELYQQRRRNLVTTRAVVSAPEQLLQPRSRTWHYQRQFLYTYVGLWNTLLASQQNLERVTLQGFKECAHQWLMAGR is encoded by the coding sequence atggaggtcCTGGGGGTCACATACGACAGCAAGATGACCTTCAGGACACATATAGAACGGCTCGCCAGGGAGGCCTCAGGGAAGCTGGCTTCCCTAAGAAGAATGTCGTGGCTCCTCGACGGCAGGGGGCTGGAGGTGCTGTATAAGTCACAAATCCGCTCCTCCCTTGAGTACGCGTGCCttgcgtggggcggggcggcacACAGGCACCTCGCCCACCTGAACAGGGTGCAGGATCGGGCGGAGCGGCTAATAAGGAGCAGCAGCACAGCCTGGGATCCACAACTGCAGCCGTTGCAACACCGGCGAGATGTGGCAGGCCTGACGGTAATGTTCCAGGTGCAGCAACTGAGACAGCCTCATCTCCAAGAGCTGTACCAGCAACGCCGCCGGAACCTGGTCACCACTAGGGCAGTAGTGTCTGCCCCCGAACAACTGCTCCAGCCCCGCAGCAGGACATGGCACTACCAGCGGCAGTTCCTGTACACCTACGTCGGCTTGTGGAACACTCTCCTTGCCTCGCAGCAGAACCTCGAGCGCGTGACTCTGCAAGGCTTCAAGGAGTGTGCGCACCAGTGGCTAATGGCAGGTCGAC